In one Brassica oleracea var. oleracea cultivar TO1000 chromosome C9, BOL, whole genome shotgun sequence genomic region, the following are encoded:
- the LOC106313373 gene encoding uncharacterized protein At5g19025-like, with product MVHLQSSISVVEQSPIMANSSDLHKPRASRKSSSSSSSSICCDGSPSAAIDVLILIAVVTSSGFLIFPYIRFIAVKSVEIFSDVSCIVKEEILRNPDPIVYGLIALSVSCTALSAWMIVILVSSRNKCGKPDCRGLGKANAEFDIQLETEDCVKGGSSSSVVSKKGLFELPRDHHRELEAELKKMAPINGRAVLVFRAKCGCSVGRLEVPGPKKQQRKIKK from the coding sequence ATGGTACATCTCCAGAGCTCAATCTCCGTCGTCGAACAATCTCCGATCATGGCCAACTCATCAGACCTTCACAAGCCAAGAGCCAGCCGTAAATCATCATCATCATCATCATCATCAATCTGCTGCGACGGATCTCCATCGGCAGCCATCGACGTCCTGATCTTGATCGCCGTCGTCACGTCCTCAGGGTTCTTGATCTTCCCTTACATCAGATTCATCGCCGTCAAGTCCGTGGAGATCTTCTCCGACGTCTCCTGCATAGTCAAGGAAGAGATTCTCCGCAACCCTGACCCCATCGTCTACGGTCTGATCGCGCTGAGCGTCTCGTGCACCGCGTTGTCCGCTTGGATGATTGTTATACTCGTGTCTAGTCGGAATAAATGCGGGAAGCCTGATTGCAGAGGGCTGGGGAAGGCTAATGCGGAGTTTGATATTCAGCTGGAGACGGAGGATTGTGTTAAAGGTGGATCGAGCTCGAGTGTTGTTAGCAAGAAGGGGCTGTTTGAGCTGCCTCGTGATCACCACCGTGAGTTGGAGGCGGAGCTGAAGAAGATGGCTCCGATTAATGGGAGGGCTGTGTTGGTTTTTAGGGCGAAGTGTGGGTGTTCGGTTGGGAGGTTGGAGGTTCCTGGTCCTAAGAAGCAGCAAAGGAAGATCAAGAAATGA
- the LOC106315237 gene encoding casparian strip membrane protein 5, with protein MCLPQPSEFQHLPSFGGRLNAVVCGYLILSLPLAFVHIVKSKTQNSRVLLIILDVAMLGLITAGASSAAAIVYLAQKGNNNTNWFSICQQFNSFCERISGSLIGSFVAVVLLILLILLSAIALSRHH; from the exons ATGTGTTTGCCACAACCATCTGAGTTTCAACATCTCCCATCATTTGGGG GAAGGTTGAATGCTGTTGTATGTGGTTACCTTATCTTGTCTCTACCTCTGGCCTTTGTACACATCGTCAAGAGCAAGACTCAGAACAGTAGAGTTCTTCTTATCATCCTTGATGTG GCAATGTTGGGTCTTATAACTGCTGGAGCATCCTCAGCAGCAGCTATTGTCTACTTAGCACAGAAAGGGAACAACAACACAAACTGGTTTTCTATTTGTCAACAGTTCAACTCCTTCTGTGAGCGTATCTCAGGGTCTTTGATTGGATCTTTCGTTGCCGTTGTCCTCCTCATTCTTCTCATTCTCCTCTCAGCTATTGCTCTTTCCCGACACCATTAA
- the LOC106319220 gene encoding KH domain-containing protein At4g18375 → MSPEHRDTHWKRSRPQSDDDDDTGSKRRHRGCGDDRDSPAIDTVFRYLCPVKKIGSVIGRGGDIVKQLRMETRAKIKIGEAVPGCDERVVTIFSASDATNDGGDGERVLFSPAQDALFRVHDRVVAADGGDGSDGERNVTAKMLVPSDQIGCVLGRGGQVVQNIRSETGAHIRIIKDRNMPLCALSSDELIQISGEVLIVKKALHQIASRLHENPSRTQNLLSSAPPLMSHSGGPRIVGVTPLMDPYARDLSRPLYQALRNDPPAATDFYIRLVSPADNIASVIGKGGALINQLRQETRATIKVDSARTEGNDCLITISAREVFDDTYSPTIEAAMRLQPKCSDKVERDSGLVSFTTRLLVPSSRIGCLLGKGGAIITEMRRMTKANIRVLGKDNLPKVASEDDEMVQISGELDVAKDALIQITSRLRANVFDRDGSVSTLMPVLPYVPVALDAGDRLDYDRRDSRRAERPNHYPGGYGSSGLSEGYSRYGAPVGGSSSTQYGVYGGYASGRSGSSGLSSYSSSLRRRNYDY, encoded by the exons ATGTCACCGGAGCATAGAGATACCCATTGGAAGAGGTCTCGTCCCCAATCTGACGACGATGACGATACTGGAAGCAAAAGGAGACATCGTGGCTGCGGTGACGACAGAGACTCTCCTGCGATTGACACTGTGTTCCGTTACCTCTGCCCTGTTAAAAAGATTGGGAGTGTCATTGGGAGAGGAGGAGACATCGTGAAGCAGCTGAGGATGGAGACTAGGGCGAAGATTAAGATAGGAGAGGCTGTTCCAGGGTGTGATGAGCGCGTGGTTACGATCTTTAGCGCTAGTGATGCGACCAATGATGGTGGAGATGGAGAGAGAGTTCTTTTTTCTCCTGCGCAGGATGCTTTGTTCAGGGTTCATGATAGAGTAGTAGCTGCGGATGGTGGAGATGGATCTGATGGAGAGAGGAATGTTACAGCCAAGATGCTTGTTCCTTCGGATCAGATTGGGTGTGTGCTTGGGAGAGGCGGCCAAGTTGTTCAGAACATTCGGAGTGAGACTGGTGCTCACATTCGTATAATCAAGGACAGGAACATGCCTCTTTGTGCCCTGAGTTCAGATGAGCTTATTCAG ATATCTGGAGAAGTGCTGATTGTTAAGAAGGCTCTGCATCAGATTGCTTCCCGCCTCCATGAGAATCCTTCACGCACTCAGAACCTTCTTTCCTCTGCTCCTCCACTCATGAGCCATTCCGGTGGTCCTCGAATTGTAGGGGTTACCCCGCTGATGGATCCCTATGCAAGAGATTTGTCACGCCCTTTATACCAAGCTCTTAGAAACGACCCACCTGCGGCTACAGATTTCTACATCCGGCTAGTCTCGCCGGCTGATAATATTGCAAGTGTTATCGGTAAAGGCGGTGCTCTGATCAATCAGCTGCGACAGGAAACGAGAGCAACCATTAAAGTTGATAGCGCTAGAACCGAAGGAAACGATTGTTTGATAACTATATCAGCAAGAGAG GTTTTCGATGATACTTATTCCCCAACCATAGAAGCGGCTATGAGGCTGCAACCAAAATGCAGCGACAAGGTGGAGAGAGACTCTGGACTTGTTTCGTTCACAACTCGCCTTCTTGTGCCGAGTTCAAGGATTGGTTGTCTTCTTGGTAAAGGAGGAGCTATCATAACAGAGATGAGGAGAATGACCAAAGCTAACATCCGCGTACTAGGGAAGGATAATCTTCCTAAAGTTGCATCTGAAGATGATGAGATGGTTCAG ATTTCTGGAGAACTTGATGTTGCCAAGGATGCTCTCATACAAATTACATCAAGACTAAGAGCCAATGTGTTTGACCGGGACGGTTCTGTTTCTACACTCATGCCGGTCTTGCCTTATGTTCCTGTTGCGCTAGATGCTGGTGATAGATTGGACTATGATAGGAGAGATAGCAGAAGAGCTGAACGCCCGAATCATTATCCTGGTGGTTATGGCTCAAGTGGCTTGTCTGAAGGTTATTCGCGTTATGGTGCACCG GTTGGTGGTAGTAGTAGTACTCAATATGGAGTGTATGGAGGTTATGCATCTGGACGCAGTGGCAGTTCTGG GTTATCCAGCTATTCCTCTAGCCTTCGACGCAGAAACTATGATTATTAG
- the LOC106313936 gene encoding pentatricopeptide repeat-containing protein At5g15300 produces MIRKQTNDRTATRHRPKLWQNCTNLRSLKQIHAFMILNGLMSDLSIVGELIYSASLSVPGALPYAHKLFDVIPKLDVSICNHVLRGSSQSVKPAKTVSLYKEMEKRGVRPDRYTFTFVLKACSRLEWRSNGFAFHGKVMRHGFASNEYVKNALILFHANCGDLGIASELFDDSAKAHKVAWSSMTSGYAKRGKIDEAIKVFDEMPEKDQVAWNVMITGCLKCREMDRARELFDRFKEKDVVTWNAMISGYVSCGCPKEALSIFKEMRDAGEHPDVVTVLSLLSACADLGDSETGKRIHLYVLETASVSRSMYIGTPVWNALIDMYAKCGSIDSAIQVFRAMKERDLSSWNTLIVGLALHLAEGSIEMFEEMQRLKVWPNEVTFIGVILACSHSGRVDEGRQYFRLMKDVYKIEPNIKHYGCMVDMLGRAGLLEEAFMFVESMEIEPNAIVWRTLLGACRIYGNVELGKYANEKLLSMRKGESGDYMLLSNIYASTGEWERVQKVRKMFDDTGVKKPSGFSLVEEDDDKLMMRYLLSS; encoded by the coding sequence ATGATCAGGAAGCAAACCAACGACCGAACCGCTACTCGTCACCGTCCAAAACTATGGCAGAACTGCACAAATCTCCGATCTTTGAAGCAAATTCACGCTTTCATGATCCTTAACGGACTCATGTCCGATCTCTCCATTGTCGGAGAGCTAATCTACTCAGCCTCCTTGTCTGTCCCCGGCGCGCTTCCGTATGCACACAAGCTGTTCGACGTAATTCCAAAACTAGACGTATCCATATGCAACCACGTGCTGCGCGGCTCTTCTCAGAGCGTGAAACCAGCAAAGACTGTCTCTTTGTATAAAGAGATGGAGAAACGTGGCGTGAGGCCTGATAGGTACACGTTCACGTTCGTTCTCAAGGCCTGCTCGAGGCTTGAGTGGAGGAGTAACGGTTTTGCGTTTCATGGGAAAGTAATGAGACATGGGTTTGCTTCCAACGAGTATGTCAAGAACGCTTTGATTCTTTTTCACGCTAACTGCGGAGATTTGGGGATTGCGAGCGAGCTTTTTGATGACTCTGCTAAAGCTCATAAGGTTGCTTGGTCTTCTATGACCTCTGGGTATGCTAAGAGAGGGAAGATAGATGAGGCTATTAAGGTTTTCGACGAAATGCCGGAGAAGGATCAGGTTGCTTGGAACGTTATGATTACTGGTTGTTTGAAGTGTAGGGAGATGGATAGAGCGAGAGAGCTTTTCGATAGGTTTAAGGAGAAAGATGTTGTGACGTGGAACGCAATGATATCAGGTTATGTGAGTTGCGGGTGCCCTAAGGAGGCTTTGAGTATATTCAAGGAGATGAGGGATGCTGGTGAGCATCCAGACGTTGTGACGGTGCTGAGTTTGTTGTCTGCTTGTGCGGACTTGGGAGACTCTGAGACCGGGAAGAGAATCCATCTCTACGTCTTGGAAACGGCTTCGGTTTCGAGGTCCATGTATATAGGCACTCCCGTTTGGAATGCTTTGATCGACATGTATGCAAAGTGCGGAAGCATAGACAGCGCGATCCAAGTGTTCAGAGCGATGAAAGAGCGAGACTTGTCGTCTTGGAACACTTTGATCGTTGGTTTGGCTCTGCATCTCGCAGAGGGATCGATCGAAATGTTTGAAGAGATGCAGAGGTTGAAAGTGTGGCCGAACGAGGTGACGTTCATCGGAGTTATATTAGCTTGCAGCCACTCTGGGAGAGTTGATGAAGGGCGTCAGTATTTTCGACTTATGAAGGATGTGTACAAGATTGAACCGAACATAAAGCATTATGGGTGTATGGTAGATATGTTGGGGCGAGCGGGGCTGTTAGAGGAGGCGTTCATGTTTGTTGAGTCGATGGAGATTGAGCCTAACGCTATTGTGTGGAGAACTCTTTTGGGTGCTTGTAGGATTTATGGGAATGTGGAGTTAGGGAAGTATGCAAATGAGAAACTGCTCAGTATGAGAAAAGGGGAGAGTGGTGACTATATGTTGCTCTCAAATATATATGCTTCCACAGGTGAGTGGGAGAGAGTGCAGAAAGTAAGGAAGATGTTTGATGATACAGGAGTGAAAAAACCGAGTGGATTCAGTTTGGTCGAGGAGGATGATGATAAATTGATGATGAGATATCTACTCTCATCATAA
- the LOC106317574 gene encoding uncharacterized protein LOC106317574, translated as MGQSCFFRVFLVSSLILLIFFSTAMGRNLRTTKLSGVHSTAELFPSKDGIVRNMIELMDYTPPESNTNWSGFVATPPPQSAPLP; from the exons ATGGGTCAATCTTGTTTCTTCAGAGTTTTCCTTGTTTCCTCTCTTATACTACTTATATTCTTCTCCACTG CCATGGGGAGAAACTTGCGAACTACAAAGTTGTCAGGAGTTCACAGCACTGCTGAGCTATTTCCTTCCAAG GATGGCATTGTGCGGAATATGATTGAGCTGATGGACTACACGCCGCCGGAGTCCAACACCAATTGGAGTGGTTTCGTCGCCACTCCTCCTCCCCAATCTGCTCCACTTCCATAA